aaggggaggggaggggagggaggaaggaaagaagggagggaaggaaaggaagaaaggaagaaagagacttGAAGCAAGTGTGACAGAATATAAATATGTTCATTCCAGGTATTGGGAGTATTAATGTCTATTTTAttccttgtattttttagtgCCTTTAGAACTTATCTAAATAGAAGAAGTTTTACAAACAACCAAACTGGGTAGGAGTAATTCttacaaagggaaaataaaatcaatctGAGCTCAGATGTCTCCTCCATATACTAAATCCAAAAAGATAGTtttgacaaaagaaaaacaaaaaccctaaaacTGTACACCCAGCCAAGTTGTCAGTCATGtattaaggaaatagaaaaacaccCTCAGGCATACAGGGGTCCACCTAGAAAACATACCAAACTCTTccccgtctttaaaaaaatagctaaataCCAACTACAGTCAGATGAGTGATAAATCAGAATAAAAAGCTGTGAGTTGTAGTATAAAAAGACTAGCAGTAAATACCGCAGGCCGTCAAAGGCAAAAATAATGGCATACatggatacaaaatcaaatacataaatctagaaattttctttaaagatgtgaaaagtaaaagaataataatttagcAATAATCTGGATCCCCAAACTCAGTAGGAAGAacaagggtgggaggaggggtagTGAAGCGTAGCAGAGaatggaaaataaagtaaaataatgctAAAAAAATCTTATACAGGAGAGTCGCAGGGAGATCGATAACTAAATTATCCCATCTTCAATGAAATATAGACTGAGGAAAGTttgtaaaaaatgaagagttcagcAATATGAAATTTCAAGCAGGATGTGAGCACTACAAATCACTgaaggaaacaacaaaatatgCCCCAGATAGCAAAatactgaaaacaaaatattaataataatttaaaagctgAAAGTATAAAACATAAGTAAACACAAACATATTAGTGAtcagagaaataaattttaaataatgaggtatacataaataaataagactctGTAGTGGCTGTTTGAGTTGATATGCCTACTCTTAAGGTTGAGTGCCCATTCCCTTACATACTTGGCCAAATTTTCAGAGATTGTTAAAATCCGATATGGACAAGTACATAAGGGAATGGGCACTCAACCTTAAGAGTAGGAATGTCAACTGAAACAGCCACTACACAGCCTAATTTATTTATGTACATCAAATTTTGAAGTGAGCATATATACTACAGAAATGACAAATACAGATAATAATTTGTATGCCAAACACATAGTGACAATGATACGTATGCTAACTTTTATGACAGTATTGTTtatgatagcaaaaaaaaaaaagaaataacctaaCTACCCATCAATAGCAAGATGGGAAATAAATCATGCTATACTCATTTAATCAATTATTACCCAACAATTTAAAGAATGAATGGGCCTATAATATGTGACATGGAAAAATTTCTAAGTTGGGAAGACTTAGAGAATCAGTAAGTTGGGAGGACAATGTGCAGAATAGTATGTATAAATGCACCCATTTTGTTATAGTCCTAACCTCtgtattcatatatgtgtatttttatgtaaatatatagaaaaaaatgtctgGAAGAATACATAGTAAACTTTTAATAGATACCACCGGGAGGCAAGTAGTTTTGCCCTCCTTATTCTATCTACTCTGaacaatttgcattttaatacagCGAATGTATCACTTCAGTGGTTGTCGTGTTTAGTTTTCTTACTGGCCTTACTCAAATGTCAGCTCTTCAATCTTCCCCTGACTCCCTGGATTTGCCTTTTCCTGGGTGACTCAAATGCATGCCATACTTATTTCTACAATCACATGTGCACTATTACTTAGTAAAGAATTGTAGCCATGTTTTCTACCTAGGTGGTGAGCTTCCTTTAGGCAGAGACTCTATCTTACTTATCTCTGAATTCCCCACATCCAACacatgtctggcacatagtaggttttCATGGTTTAAtctaatgaatgaattaatcaacCAATCAAACAATATAGGAGTGAGACATGGTTAAGCTTTCCAAATTCTGTGGTTAGGTTATCCATGCCATACCTCACTCCAAGGCCTGTAGTGTATCAGGATGTATCACTTGCAGTGTAACAGGGACTCTTCCTGGGAAGCAGTATAGTCATTAAGAGAAAGAGATCCAATTCCAGCTCCACCACTGCCCGGCTAGTGATGCCACCATAcatgtcacttaacctctctgtaatTCAGCTTACTCTTCTGTGAGGAAGGGCTAATAACCATTCCTGTTTCACAGAACTATTGTAAACACTAAATGCGTTAAAATACTACCATTAGTTGTATTATACAAAGACATTTCTAGATAACAAcggggaagaaaatcaaaattattaacCAAACCTTCAAGGCATTGCCATTAAAGGACCCTGTCCCATGGGGTATAAGaggagggacaaacattcacacaTCGTTGCAGTCCCTTCATGTTAGCACTTCTAAATACTGAGCCAAGGACAGCCACCCCCAGATGCTGCCCTATTCCCCACCACTCTGCCTCCCCTGCGCCCAACCCTTGCCACCCCACCTCTTATGCCCCTTGATCCCCATCTGTATATTCCACCATTCCCAACCCTGGAGTCAATCCTATTCCAAATCATGGGAAAAATATAATAAGCCCTTGGCCATCTCTATAATTCTGGAATTTTGAAATCTTGGAGAAAAAGTATAGGTTCTTCTGTATTAGAAAAGATCCCATTTCCAGAGAAGGCACAAATGCATGACAAGAACACTCCATCAATCCCTGTGGGGCACTACTTGAAATTTTCCCACAAGCTGATCTTATAGAAGAGGGAGATTAAGAAAAGTGAAAGTTATTTTTCACAGGAGGCTCTAGTAGGGACAGAAAGTCATCATGAAAGCATCATGACAGGTCCACCTGATCCCAGACTCAACCCCTGAATTGCTTCCACATTGTCTGTGCCACACAAGCTCCTGAGCCCTCTGCAGCCTGAAGAAATGAGTGAAATCTAAATGTGGTTCTGGGGTAAGAACCTACTTTCCATCTTGGAATCTCACAGAGAACCCAAAGCTAAATAAAAATTCcttcaatttctcttttttaagagatATTATTACTGCTGACTTATTTCAACTTTCAATTATTTGATTATAAGCgatcttttacattttctgtttgcttatttAATGTCCGTTTATTTTTTTATGAATTGTTCAAGTAGATTTCTGTCTTAATCTTGTGAGGTAGCATTTACCATAAACCTAAAACTCAGACACCTAAAACAAGCAGGACTATAGCAAATaggttactgttttatttttcaatgagAAGGCCTTGATTCAGTGTTGAACAGCAAGAAGAATCAAAGATTTTTAATCAACTTCAAGTACAAAATTATCTTTGAATTTGTGTATTTATCTCCTGAGATTAACCTGATAAACTGAACTCTTCATGGACTAAGACCCAGTGGAACAATTCTTTGGATTTCTAAAGCAGTAAGGCAGGCCAGCACCCTCCGTGGCCAGTACAGAGAGGGCAGGCCAACCCTAGGATAAAGCAGAAGGGAACAAGCTTTGGGCATTGCTGTGGATGGAGAAGTCTGAGTGCTGCTTCTGGGCAGGTAAACATATGCCTGGATGTGCTGCAGGGATCTTAGCTTGTCCCCATCAATGCCCTCCTTTGAGTCAGAAGAAAACTTTTCGGTAATTGGGCAGAAGGGCAGTGGGCTACTTCTTTAAACTGTTGAAAGTCTCCTTTCAGCTCTCATGTCTCAGGCCAGAGAGACAACTTAGGGTGGCATTCAGGTGGCATCCTGGTCTCCAGGCTAAAGTAATCATTCTGAAAGCCAATTCCTCTGGGTTTCAGAGATGCTCCCCACAGATCTGAACTACTGGGGGTCTCCAACCTGTCACAAGCCTAAGGGGGGAAAAACTAACAATATCCATTTTAGTAACAGATTTCTGGTAAAATTTGGATCACTGGGCTGGAGCAATTCTCAGGCCATAGTGGAGATGCCATCAAATTCTTTTCTTAACGGCATGGACTAACTGTCCTCTAGGACTACTGTCGGGAGCTTTTGTCCTAGGTCATGATTTCTGGTGACATAATTGGAATATCTGAATCCATATGATAAGGAGTCCTGTTTCAAGTAATTTAGGCAGACTCTGTACTTCAGAAAACAAGATTGAGCCACaaaaagggaggaggaggcaCACAGACCCTGGGATCTTTGGTGAGTGTGTCTCAGGCGGATCCGAAGCTGACAAACCATGTGAGTGTGTATGGCCATGAAAACTTTGAATTATCTGCCAGACAGAGTAAGTGCCCTAAAaccaagatacattttaaaatgcttttattctGAATATTTATTCATAGGTCAAGCCtcatatttcattccattaatgCATTCATATTGCACCTGTTTTCCTCTCCCTTAGGTGCTTTACATATCCAAATGAACAAATACCGATTCACTTCAGGTTCCTTGGCTGTCTCTTAACTCTCGGCCTCTgacactctccctccctcctactGCTCTCTTGGCTCTTCTCAATCCCCAACCCTAAGTCCCATGCTCCCCACCCTCAGAATCGCCCACATGTCTCTGTTTGTTTTGCCCCAAAAGATGCCAGACTGGAgatcatttttctttgatttaaaaTCCAGGCATAAAAAAGCTTTACCAATTCATCCTTGGCCCCTTAGTTCTAGAAAgaaggtaattaaaaaaaaaaaaagtttgttaatcCCAAGTGTGGCTTTTGTCAAGATTCTTTAAAAAACCCTTTGTTATTTAACCAGACTCAATTGACCGCCTAActggtaaaaggaaaaaaatatatatcacggCTCATATTTAGCATAACAACCTAATCATCAGGTAAATTCCACTGAACAAGAATTAGAGAAACCTGAAGACAATCTTCCCTTTTAGAAGGCTGAACTTAGAAACCTCGTATAATTCAACTCCACTGAAAGTACTTCTCCACTACCCTGGAAAAGCAACTCCATGGTTTATCTCTAGATTATTGGGTAGTAATTGTTTTTTGTCAACTTTTGATTAAAGTAAAAATACACCATTGTGCACAAAGGGATGTGTACATCTCATGAATTTTTACAAACTGAACACTCTTGCATAACTAGCACCAGGTCAAGATTTAGGGTGCTACCAGTACCCCAGAAGCCTCCCTCATGGCTCCTCCCAGTCATTAACTCAACCAAATGCAACTACAAGTCTGACTTCTACCTCAATAGATGAGCTTCGCctggttttgaactttatataaatggaattataccaAATGCACTCTTTTATATCTGACTTCTTTTGCTCACATATTATGTCCATGAGATGAATCTACATTGTGGTGGGTAGCATTaatgcattcttttttgttgccattgtttgttccattatatgaatgtaccacaatttattcattcattctacctTTGATGGACATCagaattgtttccagttttggcaatggtgaataatgctgctacaaacattctAGTATATGCCTTTTGGTACACACACCTGTGAATGTCTGTTGGGTTTATACCTAAGAGGGGAATTGCTGCATCATCAGGTATGCATATATTAAGCTTTAAAAGATACTGTCAAAGTTTTCCAAAGTAATTTTACCAATTTACACTCAATGAAAATTTCAATTCTGCACATCCTCTACAACATTTAGTATTGtcaatttgtaaaattttaagcATTCTCATAGGTGGTTAGCTGGAGCTCCTTGTGGTAttaatctgcatttccctaatggctgttgatgttgagcaactttttatattatatgcCTGTTGGCTATGGAGGTACTCCCTTTTAAAATGTGCCAGTTTGAGTCTCTTGTCCACTTTTAActgattttttcttatttgtaggaaatttttaaataaattctggaTGCTAGTCCTTTGTCTGatatttataatgtaaatattttcttctgtctaATGTAAATATCTTCCTCTGTTGCTTGCCATTTTATTCTCCTTAAAGTAAGAAAagattcttggccaggcacagtggctcacacctgtaatcccagcaatttgggaggccaaggcaggtggatcacctgaggtcaggagttcgcaaccatcctagccaacaaggtgaaaccctgtctctactaaaactacaaaaattagccaggtgtggtggcaggcacctgtaatttgtacttgggaggctgaggcaggagaatcacctgaaccggggaggaggaggttgcagtgagccaagaccgtgccattgcactccatcctggcccacaggagtgaaactctgtttcaaaaaaaaaaaaaaaaaaaaagagtttgttgCTCCCACCGAGTTCTGGAGAACGCCAGCAGCTCGCTGCTTAAAATTAAACCACAGGGTTCCATTATGGGTCGACTTGATGGGAAAGTCATCATCCTGATGGCCGCTGCTCAGGGGATTGGCGAAGCAGCTGCCTTAGCTTTTGTAAGAGAAGGTGCCAAAGTCATAGCCACAGACATTAATGTGTCCAAACTTCAGGAACTGGAAAAGTACCCGGGTATTCAAACTCGTGTCCTTGATGtcacaaagaagaaacaaattgaTCAGTTCGCCAATGAAGTTGAGAGACTTGATGTTCTCTTTAATGTTGCTGGTTTTGTCCATCATGGAACTGTCCTGGATTGTGAGGAGAAAGACTGGGACTTCTCGATGAATCTCAATGTGCACAGCACGTACCTGATGATCAAGGCATTCCTTCCTAAAATGCTTGCTCAAAAATCTGGCAATATTATCACCATGTCTTCTGTGGTTTCCAGCATCAAAGGAGTTGTGAACAGATGTGTGTACAGCACAACCAAGGCAGCCGTGATTGGCCTCACAAAATCTGTGGCTGCAGATTTCATCCAGCAGGGCATCAGGTGCAACTGTGTGTGCCCAGGAACGGTTGATacgccatctctacaagaaaGAATACAAGCCAGAGGAAATCCTGAAGAGGCATGGAATGATTTCCTGAAGAGACAAAAGATGGGAAGATTTGCAACTGCAGAAGAAATAGCCATGCTCTGCGTGTATGTGGCTTCTGATGAATCTGCTTATGTAACTGGTAACCCTGTCATCATTGATGGAGGATGGAGCTTGTGATTTTAGGATCTGCATGGTGGGAAGGAAGGCAGGCTCTTCCTATCCACAGTGAACCTGGCTATGAAGAAAACTCACCAATCATCTCCTTCCTGTTAATCACATGTTAATGAAACTAAGCCCTTTTTAACAATGTCACTGTTTGCAAGAGTCTGATTCTTTAAGTATATTAATCTCTTTGTAATCTCTTCTGAAATCattgtaaagaaataaaaatattgaactcaCAGCAagagaatagtttttaaaataaatctcgaTTTGTAAGCATCTGTGTTAGTCactttgggctgctataacaaattaccatagatgGAGTGTCAtagacaacaaacatttatttttcagtctggaggctaggaagtgcaagatcaaggtgccagcagatatGGTATCTGGTTAGGGCCCACTTCCTAGTTTGCAGATGGTCCTCTTCTTGCTATATCCTCACATAGcaagagcagagaaaaaaagcaagctcttatgtgtctttttataaggacactaatcctgttCATGGAGGCACTACCCTTATGAcctgattacctcccaaaggccccgccTCCTAATGTAtcatattgggggttaggatgtcaacacaTGACTTTGGGGTGATACAAATAGCCCATTGCagcatatataattaaaatgtaaatatgaagaaaaaaggaagtttttgttttttttgtggggggtgggGTTAAGGAAGAAGATAGTAATTTCAGGACTAGGCATTGTagatcatgcctataattcctgcactttgggaggccaaggcaagaggatcacttgctgccaggagttcaggaccagcctagtTAACAGagagaggctaaggtaggaggattacttgagcccaagagtttgaggctgcagtgagctgtaatcatgccactgcactccagggtgacagagcaagaccctgtacctaaataataataataataatttccactttatttttcaatattcaaatatttttatataattctgCATTGTTCTGTATGTAgatcctaattttaaaattttacaccaTCATAAATGAACAAAGGTAGGAAGCAGTTTGGCTTCAATAGCTTACAGTAAAAGAAGTAAAGGAGTTCAGCCTCAAAACGACATTGTTGATCTGTCATGTTATGAAAAATAATCCAGTGTTTATACTTAACGGATGCCATCCCTTATTaattatttactattttcttaGTCTAAGTAAAcactttattaaaataagcaaTGATACTTGACATGGGCCTAAGAAATATATAGTTAGCTAACTGACAACATTGTCAGTTAgagggatttcttttttaaattaagtacaGATTTCTTCACCAAACTCCAGGATAACAGAAAAGAGGACATAAAATTTGGACATAGTCTctggataaataaatgtaaatttaaatataaatcatataaCAGGAAacgaaattaaagaaaataaatttttcaagaaaagtaAATTTATGGATGATAATTCTGTAACATTGTCAGGgccaagttttttctttttattttaatttaagggttttatgtttgtttttcacttgttGCAACCTCACATGACCAAATGATATGATGCACACtgagatactcaataaatgtgcAGTTATTCTTAGCCTTTTTCCCTAGAACTTTAATATTAACAATGAAAATTTTGAAATGCACAATGAAAAGATAACACTTTGTGTATGGGGAAGAATATCATGCAGTTGATGACGGCACATTAAAATTCACACAAAAGGACATTTTGACTAGCATTCCGAAAGAGTCCATTGATTATAAGATTATCTATCAGGTTTTGGACCAGGCATTACACTACTGAATTATGGCTAACTTTGGTTTGTGATCTAGACCAAGTCACCCAATCTATCTTGGATTTTAGTTTTCTGGTTTATGAAATTAAGGAGTTAAGCTAAATGACTTGGGTTTCTTTTCATGTATCATAATCAAAATGCTGTAACTTCTCTAGTGAATTCATAGAACACTGACTCTTATAACTATGTCATGAAATACTTTATGCTGTGAGCAGGTATACGTGTATGATATATGTATAGCtatgaacaaataaattttaaataaatgcacaatgaattctaaaacaaaaaaagagagaaaagaaaatattctcaatttGAATAAAGTCAGTGCACTAGCCTTTCAGTTTATGGTTTGTTCTTCTtgcatctttttaaagaaatctttgcATGTTCCAAGGTTTTAAGTACATTCtctaatacattaaatatattgttatattCTGGAAAATTTATTTCACATTAAGATCCATGatctaagaatttatttttgtttatggtctGGGATAGGTagcaaagtttgttttgttttgttttttcccaaatTTCAACCAGTTGATTCATCACCATTtactgaaggaagaaaaatagcCTTTGGCACTGTACTACTGTGGCACCTTTGTCATAAATAAGGTGGCCAGGGATATATGCAGGTCTGTTTCAGGactttttcttctgttcctttagCCAATGTGTTGATCCTTGGACCAAGGAAGTAGTGTTAATTactgtggctttataagaagTTTTGGAATCTGGAAGTCTATACTCTTTAAGTTTGTCTTCACTCTTCTTCAGGATTGTCTTTACTATTCTTGATGGTTTGCATGTATACATAAATttcagaatcagtttgtcaatttccaccaaaaaaaaaatgctagagtTTTTCTtaagatggcattgaatctatacttCAATTTGATGAGAATACCCATCTTTTCAATtgttaaccaaaaataaaattctaagctgcccaaatatctgaacagactcctcctcttggccaagggcattccaaagttaacctgaaaaattaGTTTTGGCCATGAGAGGAAGTGGGGAGTCAGATATGACtcacagctgaccagcattaacatgaACACAGAAACTTTAAAACTGATAAGAGTCTTAATagactctttaagtctgataagaaacatttatggctgggcacagtggctcatgcctgtaatcccaacactttgagaggccaaggaggggggATCACGaattcaggagatcaagaccatcctggctaacatggtgaaaccccatctctagtaaaaatacaaaaaaaaaaaaaaaattagctgggtgtggtggcgggcacctgtagtcccagctactcgagaggctgaggcaggagaatggcgtgaacccaggagacagagcttgcagtgagccaagattgtgccactgcactccagcctaggcaacagagtgagactccgtctcaaaaaaaacaaaacaaaaacatacaaacaaaaaggaacatttataatctattctctctgaagcctgctacctggaggcttcatcagcatgataaaaccttggtctccacaactccTTATCTTATCCCAGACATTCTTTTCTGTTGATTCTAAATCTTTAGACAATAACTTAACTCTTTTaaccaactgccaatcagaaaatattttaatctatCTATGACCTGTAAGCACCTCCCCCATTTTCAGTTGTCCCaactttccagaccaaaccaatgtatatcttacatGCATTGATTGATAtgttatgtctccctaaaatgtataaaccaAGTTATAGCCCAACCACCTTAGGCACATGTTATCAGGATCTCCTGGaagctgtgtcatgggccattggtcactcatatttggttcAAAATAaagctcttcaaatattttacagagtttactTCTTTTCATTGACATGATATTGAGCCTTCTAATCCATTAACATGTTACAGCTTCCTACTTAATTTCTTtctactttaatttctttcagcaatattttatagttttctgtgtagaagctttgcatatcttttattttccctatttaatattttttgatgctagtaaaattttaaaaatcatttcctaaTTTGATGTGGCTGATATATGCagatacaattgatttttatatattgactttGTTGTATACAGTGGCCATGCTAAATTAACtattattaattctaatagtcaatttttgtagattcttttggAATTTCCAAGTATACAGTCCTATCATCCACAAAccaaaacagttttatttcttgctaCATATTACATatgtcttttgtttcattttcttgtcttattgcactgACTAGGAA
This DNA window, taken from Pan paniscus chromosome 5, NHGRI_mPanPan1-v2.0_pri, whole genome shotgun sequence, encodes the following:
- the LOC100991105 gene encoding dehydrogenase/reductase SDR family member 6-like yields the protein MGRLDGKVIILMAAAQGIGEAAALAFVREGAKVIATDINVSKLQELEKYPGIQTRVLDVTKKKQIDQFANEVERLDVLFNVAGFVHHGTVLDCEEKDWDFSMNLNVHSTYLMIKAFLPKMLAQKSGNIITMSSVVSSIKGVVNRCVYSTTKAAVIGLTKSVAADFIQQGIRCNCVCPGTVDTPSLQERIQARGNPEEAWNDFLKRQKMGRFATAEEIAMLCVYVASDESAYVTGNPVIIDGGWSL